In Geminocystis sp. NIES-3709, a single genomic region encodes these proteins:
- the pgl gene encoding 6-phosphogluconolactonase yields MTQINILSDKNALIESATVFIIDRIKSSIELTNRCTIALAGGSTPKPIYEAIAKTDLPWDKIHVFWGDERYVLPTDPDSNEKMAREAWLNKVNIPYTNIHPMPTDGENPDTDAQKHNRQILDFFGLASGFPSFDIVLLGMGDDGHTASLFPHTQALQVCDRLVTVGNRGDSLRLTFTVPLINQANCVIFLVAGSNKQQALKEVFSETGNPHQYPSKLINPQGELIWFMDEEASMSTNN; encoded by the coding sequence ATGACACAGATTAATATTCTTTCCGATAAAAATGCTTTGATTGAATCGGCTACAGTTTTTATTATCGATCGCATAAAAAGTTCAATCGAGCTTACAAATAGATGTACGATCGCTTTAGCAGGGGGAAGTACTCCTAAACCTATTTATGAAGCGATCGCCAAAACTGATCTACCTTGGGATAAAATCCATGTATTCTGGGGAGATGAACGTTATGTGTTGCCAACGGATCCCGATAGTAACGAAAAAATGGCAAGGGAAGCATGGTTAAATAAAGTCAACATTCCTTACACAAATATTCATCCAATGCCGACGGATGGCGAAAATCCTGACACTGATGCTCAAAAACATAATCGACAGATATTAGATTTCTTCGGTTTAGCCTCTGGTTTTCCTTCTTTTGACATTGTTTTATTAGGTATGGGAGATGACGGTCATACTGCTTCTCTTTTTCCTCATACTCAAGCCTTACAAGTATGCGATCGATTAGTTACCGTTGGGAATCGGGGAGACAGTCTAAGATTAACCTTCACAGTACCCTTAATTAATCAAGCAAACTGTGTTATTTTTCTCGTAGCTGGTAGTAATAAGCAGCAGGCTTTAAAAGAAGTTTTTAGTGAAACAGGAAATCCTCATCAATATCCGAGTAAATTGATCAACCCTCAAGGGGAATTAATTTGGTTTATGGATGAAGAAGCATCTATGAGTACTAATAATTGA
- a CDS encoding FHA domain-containing protein — protein sequence MINESPEIITDVIGTLEDDNNTDIDLFKEESIPQTQNIIENPTQIQTFRASLAHVQTGVILELPVELPIIHIGKPNDKTPPDIDVSGFPHSQVVSRIHADIIIEDNTFYLEDTGSANGTYINHTPLPIGNRHRLKSGDRIALGKEDKVSFIFEFEI from the coding sequence ATGATTAACGAGTCACCAGAAATAATCACCGATGTAATTGGTACCTTAGAAGATGATAATAATACTGATATAGATTTGTTTAAAGAAGAATCTATTCCTCAAACTCAAAATATCATCGAAAATCCGACTCAGATTCAAACTTTTAGAGCAAGTCTTGCCCATGTACAAACGGGGGTAATTTTAGAATTACCTGTTGAATTACCCATTATTCACATTGGCAAACCCAACGACAAAACCCCTCCCGATATAGATGTGTCTGGTTTTCCTCATTCTCAAGTTGTCTCTCGTATCCATGCAGACATTATTATTGAAGATAATACTTTTTATCTTGAAGATACAGGTAGTGCTAACGGTACTTATATTAATCATACCCCTTTACCTATCGGCAATCGTCATCGTTTGAAATCAGGCGATCGTATTGCATTAGGAAAAGAAGACAAAGTTAGTTTTATCTTCGAGTTTGAAATTTAA
- the chlP gene encoding geranylgeranyl reductase → MTIRVAVVGGGPAGSSAAEILAKAGIETYLFERKLDNAKPCGGAIPLCMVSEFDLPPEIIDRRVRKMKMISPSNIEVNIGQTLKDDEYIGMCRREVLDGFMRDRAAKLGANLINGTVYQLDIPNNDKEAYTLHYADHSNGTAQGEMKTLKVDLVIGADGANSRIAKAIDAGDYNYAIAFQERIRLPEDKMAYYEDLAEMYVGNDVSPDFYAWVFPKYDHVAVGTGTMKVNKAIIKDLQAGIRQRAAKRLEGGEIIKVEAHPIPEHPRPRRVVGRVALVGDAAGTVTKSSGEGIYFAAKSARMCAEVIVETSNNGQKVPTEADLKTYLKRWDKQYGATYLVLDILQRVFYRSDATREAFVEMCSDIDVQKITFDSYLYKTVVPSNPFVQMKITAKTIGSLLRGNALAP, encoded by the coding sequence GTGACAATTCGGGTAGCAGTGGTAGGCGGAGGTCCAGCAGGTTCTTCAGCAGCAGAAATTTTAGCTAAAGCAGGAATTGAAACCTATTTATTTGAAAGAAAATTAGATAATGCTAAACCTTGTGGTGGTGCGATTCCTCTTTGTATGGTGAGTGAATTTGATTTACCTCCCGAAATTATCGATCGACGGGTGCGTAAAATGAAAATGATTTCCCCCTCGAATATCGAAGTCAATATCGGTCAAACTCTCAAAGATGATGAATATATCGGGATGTGTCGTAGAGAAGTCTTAGACGGCTTTATGCGCGATCGAGCGGCGAAATTAGGGGCGAATTTAATTAATGGTACTGTATATCAATTAGATATTCCCAACAACGATAAAGAGGCTTATACCCTTCACTATGCGGATCATTCTAACGGTACTGCTCAAGGTGAGATGAAAACTTTAAAAGTAGATCTCGTAATTGGTGCTGATGGTGCAAACTCTCGTATTGCTAAAGCTATTGACGCTGGAGATTATAACTATGCCATCGCCTTTCAAGAAAGAATTAGGTTGCCTGAAGATAAAATGGCATACTATGAAGACTTAGCAGAAATGTATGTCGGTAATGATGTTTCTCCTGATTTTTATGCGTGGGTATTCCCTAAATATGACCATGTTGCCGTTGGTACAGGTACAATGAAAGTCAATAAAGCTATTATTAAAGATTTACAAGCTGGCATTCGTCAACGGGCCGCAAAACGTTTAGAAGGTGGAGAAATCATCAAAGTAGAAGCCCATCCAATCCCCGAACATCCTCGCCCTCGTCGTGTTGTGGGTAGAGTGGCTTTAGTGGGAGATGCGGCCGGTACTGTCACCAAATCTTCAGGAGAAGGCATTTATTTCGCCGCTAAATCGGCTAGAATGTGTGCAGAAGTGATCGTGGAAACTAGCAATAATGGGCAAAAAGTTCCCACTGAAGCAGACTTAAAAACCTACCTCAAACGTTGGGATAAACAATATGGTGCAACTTACCTAGTCTTAGACATTCTTCAAAGAGTCTTTTATCGCAGTGATGCTACTCGTGAAGCCTTTGTGGAAATGTGTTCAGACATCGATGTCCAAAAAATTACCTTTGATAGTTACTTATATAAAACCGTTGTACCTAGTAATCCATTTGTACAAATGAAAATTACGGCTAAAACTATCGGAAGCCTTTTAAGAGGAAATGCTTTAGCACCGTAA
- a CDS encoding phosphatidylserine/phosphatidylglycerophosphate/cardiolipin synthase family protein, producing the protein MLKTISLSLSIVSYLLFLNSCQSQPQKLPSLPQDSDIQVYFNHNQAKGKEYLDSYRNIVRYGDNLEAVMIEQINSAKSTLDIAVQEINLSNLAKVIVKKKDEGIKVRVVIENNYNLPLNKLNNRDGLAILKQANIPIIDDREDGTKGSGLMHHKFIVIDGKKVVTGSTNFTLSDVHGDIDNLETRGNINHLLVINSAELAKIFSKEFNYLWGDGVGKKKDSLFGIKKPDRPPKTVKIGDSTVTVKFSPNSPTKFLYNTSNGLISNTLQSAKNSINLALFVFSDQGIANTLQKKSLEGVKIKALIDPNFAYQYYSEGLDLLGIALPFKCKYQLNNNPWKNPIETVGIPNLLKGDKLHHKFGIIDNYTVITGSHNWSNAANHINDETLLIIYNPLIAQHFSQEFDYLYQEAILGIPDNIQEKLETETAKCQN; encoded by the coding sequence ATGCTCAAAACAATTTCTTTATCTCTTAGTATAGTCAGTTATTTATTATTTTTAAATAGTTGTCAAAGTCAACCTCAAAAATTGCCTTCTTTACCTCAAGATTCTGACATTCAAGTATATTTTAATCATAACCAAGCTAAAGGAAAAGAATATTTAGATTCTTACCGCAATATTGTGCGTTATGGCGATAATTTAGAAGCAGTTATGATTGAGCAAATTAACTCCGCAAAATCTACTCTTGACATAGCCGTACAAGAAATTAATTTAAGTAATTTAGCAAAAGTAATTGTTAAAAAAAAAGATGAAGGAATTAAAGTTAGAGTAGTCATAGAAAATAATTATAATTTACCATTAAATAAACTTAATAACCGTGATGGATTAGCTATTTTAAAACAAGCTAATATACCAATAATTGACGATCGAGAAGATGGGACAAAAGGAAGCGGATTAATGCACCATAAATTTATTGTTATTGACGGGAAAAAAGTTGTTACAGGTTCAACTAATTTTACTCTCAGTGATGTTCATGGAGATATTGATAATTTAGAAACAAGAGGTAATATTAATCATTTATTAGTAATAAATAGTGCTGAATTAGCTAAAATTTTTAGTAAAGAATTTAATTATCTTTGGGGTGATGGAGTAGGTAAGAAAAAAGATAGTTTATTTGGAATAAAAAAACCCGATCGACCGCCAAAAACCGTTAAAATTGGCGATAGTACTGTCACGGTGAAATTTTCTCCTAATTCACCCACTAAATTTTTATATAACACGTCCAATGGTCTAATTTCTAATACTTTACAATCCGCCAAAAATTCGATTAATTTAGCCTTATTTGTTTTTAGTGATCAAGGAATAGCTAATACTTTGCAAAAAAAATCTTTAGAAGGAGTAAAAATCAAGGCATTAATTGATCCTAATTTTGCTTATCAATACTACAGTGAAGGACTCGATTTATTAGGCATTGCATTACCCTTTAAATGTAAGTATCAACTAAACAATAATCCTTGGAAAAACCCGATCGAAACTGTCGGAATACCAAACTTACTCAAGGGAGATAAGTTACATCATAAATTTGGGATAATTGATAATTACACAGTTATTACAGGCTCTCATAATTGGTCAAATGCCGCTAATCATATTAACGATGAAACTCTTTTAATCATCTATAATCCTTTAATTGCACAACACTTTAGTCAAGAATTTGACTATCTTTATCAAGAAGCAATACTCGGTATTCCCGACAATATTCAGGAAAAACTGGAAACGGAAACCGCCAAATGTCAAAATTAA
- a CDS encoding uracil-DNA glycosylase family protein, which produces MLTIENLIDQIQKEAEKEEFPIDIPVYESAKKNPNKPILYFGNLKSNICFFGRDLGKDEVIAGQPLIGAAGKLVRQGFYKAIYRENTEDKQKLEGIKDRLILTNTVPYKPPENKAYTLKVKNRFRPFIEKFLVLYWQGNQIITLGTEAFKWFQIYSTKEDFNTFWEQGDRRYQQSLKITLTAIDEEGNIHQKPLSIFPLPHPSPLNQKYYNRFPAMLQYTLSQIEF; this is translated from the coding sequence ATGTTGACTATTGAAAATTTAATTGATCAAATTCAAAAAGAAGCCGAAAAAGAGGAATTTCCTATAGATATTCCTGTCTATGAATCAGCAAAAAAAAATCCAAATAAACCAATATTATATTTTGGTAATTTAAAGAGTAATATTTGCTTTTTTGGAAGGGATTTAGGCAAAGATGAAGTAATAGCAGGGCAACCTTTGATTGGAGCTGCTGGAAAATTAGTTAGACAAGGATTTTATAAAGCTATTTATCGAGAAAATACAGAAGATAAGCAAAAATTAGAGGGTATTAAAGATCGTTTAATTTTAACAAATACCGTACCTTATAAACCACCAGAAAATAAGGCTTATACATTAAAAGTAAAAAATAGATTTCGCCCTTTTATAGAAAAGTTTTTAGTGCTTTATTGGCAAGGTAATCAAATTATTACACTAGGTACAGAGGCTTTTAAATGGTTTCAAATTTACTCCACAAAAGAAGATTTTAATACTTTTTGGGAACAAGGCGATCGACGTTATCAACAAAGTTTAAAAATAACTTTAACAGCTATTGATGAAGAAGGCAACATCCATCAAAAACCTCTTTCTATTTTTCCCTTACCTCATCCTTCACCATTGAATCAAAAGTATTACAATAGATTTCCAGCAATGTTGCAATATACATTATCCCAAATAGAGTTTTAA
- the mreD gene encoding rod shape-determining protein MreD: MLRRIDINWRNNFWLRTFLVIFSLIICCLFLLIRIPGLELIGITPNWLLIWLITWSVKRNLWQSIVAAICLGLIWDSLTGVFPSHILGLIIVALFTTNVYGDKYIKEDVISLTLIVFGMAIINETIIALQYSIQTQIPLIDIWLNYQKNSLTSAIISSLWTPLIYYPLDYILSPLPSSFSRN, from the coding sequence ATGTTAAGAAGAATCGATATAAATTGGAGAAATAACTTCTGGTTACGAACATTTTTAGTTATTTTTTCCTTAATTATTTGTTGTTTATTTTTATTAATAAGAATACCCGGATTAGAATTAATTGGAATTACTCCTAATTGGTTATTAATTTGGTTAATTACTTGGAGCGTGAAAAGAAATTTATGGCAAAGTATCGTAGCGGCAATTTGTTTAGGTTTAATTTGGGATAGTCTAACGGGTGTTTTTCCCTCTCATATTCTAGGGTTAATAATTGTCGCTTTATTTACCACTAATGTTTATGGAGATAAATATATCAAAGAGGATGTAATTTCTCTTACTTTAATTGTTTTTGGAATGGCAATTATTAATGAAACAATTATTGCTTTACAATATAGTATTCAAACTCAAATACCTTTAATAGATATATGGTTAAATTATCAAAAAAATTCTTTAACTTCTGCCATTATCAGCAGTTTATGGACTCCCTTAATTTATTATCCTCTCGATTATATTCTTAGCCCTTTACCATCATCTTTTTCTCGAAATTAG
- a CDS encoding class I SAM-dependent RNA methyltransferase, which translates to MTLSYFATTARGLEEITAQELVKLGAKAVKPEFTGVYFEGDRELLYRVNLWARTIFRVLQPIHTIKSQNPEQLYSNTRAIDWSEYLQPDQTIAVRCTGKNPQLNNNHITAIQIKNAIVDQQQQQKGIRSDVDTIEPDIVINAHINENNCILSLDSTGDSLHRRGYRSAMGLAPLKETLAAALLYLTEWTPDQALVDPMCGSGTIILEGALMGLNIAPGLYRKKFCFQNWTDYDAKLWGSLLKEAENSQKQHLPPMIGTDADKEVILQAQSNAKACEIGDQVKFYQQHLVDITPPAESGILICNPPYGKRISDVEALFPLYKLLGDIFKQRFKGWTAYVLTGNKELSKKVGLRTSRRIPINNGGIPCTLLKYDLY; encoded by the coding sequence GTGACTTTATCTTATTTTGCTACCACTGCTAGAGGATTAGAAGAAATCACTGCCCAAGAGTTGGTTAAATTGGGTGCCAAAGCTGTAAAACCAGAGTTTACGGGAGTATATTTTGAAGGCGATCGAGAGTTATTATATAGAGTAAATCTATGGGCAAGAACCATTTTTCGAGTATTACAACCAATTCACACCATTAAAAGTCAGAATCCAGAGCAATTATATAGTAACACCCGAGCGATCGATTGGTCAGAATATCTACAACCAGATCAAACCATTGCAGTTCGTTGTACGGGAAAAAATCCTCAACTTAACAATAATCATATCACTGCTATTCAAATCAAAAATGCGATCGTAGATCAACAACAGCAACAAAAAGGAATACGATCGGATGTGGATACCATTGAGCCAGATATAGTCATAAATGCCCATATTAACGAAAATAACTGTATTTTAAGCCTTGATAGTACAGGAGACAGTCTCCATCGTCGAGGTTATCGTTCTGCCATGGGATTAGCTCCCCTTAAAGAGACTTTAGCGGCAGCATTATTATATTTAACCGAATGGACACCAGATCAAGCCCTTGTCGATCCCATGTGTGGTTCAGGTACAATTATTTTAGAAGGCGCTTTGATGGGATTAAATATTGCTCCCGGATTGTATCGCAAAAAATTCTGTTTTCAAAATTGGACAGATTATGACGCTAAATTGTGGGGAAGTTTATTAAAAGAAGCAGAAAATAGTCAAAAACAACATTTACCACCCATGATTGGCACAGATGCTGATAAAGAAGTAATTTTACAAGCTCAAAGTAACGCTAAAGCCTGTGAAATTGGAGATCAAGTAAAGTTTTATCAACAACATTTAGTCGATATAACTCCCCCCGCCGAATCAGGTATTCTTATCTGTAATCCTCCTTATGGGAAACGTATTTCAGATGTAGAAGCTCTATTTCCTTTGTATAAATTGTTAGGAGATATTTTTAAACAAAGATTTAAAGGTTGGACAGCTTACGTTTTAACGGGGAATAAAGAGTTAAGTAAAAAAGTTGGTTTACGCACCTCTCGGCGTATTCCTATTAACAATGGTGGTATTCCTTGTACACTATTAAAATACGATTTATACTAA
- a CDS encoding glycosyltransferase family 2 protein produces MIKYSLLKIGIFVELLKLLSNFFFYFVRRSQEILNDKISSQKVNNPPQIIKLLLRIFPIPGYSMSSTLNSYLGTTIRNILKNRKKPEIIKVVKEYGTKISHPEVSIVVPLYARLDFMKYQLALFADDPDFQDNELIYVLDDPRLYKDFIDYCDAQFATFQVPFKTVYSGANLGFSGANNLGVSVSSGQLILLINSDVMPIKSGWVSSLVNIYKSLNNVGSIVPKLLYANGSIQHGGMKFIKCRALGVIY; encoded by the coding sequence ATGATTAAATACAGTTTGCTAAAAATTGGAATTTTTGTAGAGCTATTAAAACTTTTGAGCAATTTTTTCTTTTATTTTGTAAGACGATCGCAAGAAATTTTAAACGATAAAATAAGCTCTCAAAAAGTTAATAATCCTCCACAAATAATCAAATTGTTATTAAGGATTTTCCCTATTCCGGGCTATTCAATGAGTTCGACTTTAAATAGTTATTTGGGGACTACTATTAGAAACATCCTGAAGAATCGTAAAAAGCCAGAAATTATCAAAGTTGTCAAAGAATATGGAACAAAGATAAGTCACCCTGAAGTTTCTATAGTTGTTCCTCTCTACGCCAGACTAGACTTTATGAAATATCAATTAGCTCTATTTGCTGATGATCCCGACTTTCAAGACAATGAGTTGATCTATGTTTTAGACGATCCTCGACTATATAAGGATTTTATTGATTATTGTGATGCACAATTTGCCACCTTCCAAGTACCATTTAAAACAGTCTATTCCGGGGCAAATTTAGGTTTCTCAGGGGCAAACAACCTAGGGGTATCTGTTTCTAGTGGACAGTTAATTCTTCTTATAAATTCAGATGTGATGCCAATAAAATCGGGTTGGGTTTCATCATTAGTCAATATATATAAGAGTCTTAATAATGTAGGATCGATCGTACCTAAATTACTTTATGCAAATGGCAGTATTCAACATGGTGGCATGAAATTTATCAAATGTAGAGCTCTTGGGGTGATTTATTGA